ATTATCGTTCGAACCGTTGCGGAGGGGAAAAAGATGGAAGATCTCCGAGAGGATATCGAAAACTTGGGACGTTTGTGGAAAAGAATTCAAAAAAAGGCGGAAATCATTTCTTCACCGGCGATTCTTTATGAAGAAGCCAGTATTTTATATACCTTGGTGCGGGACGTTGTCGATGACGATCTGGCGAATCTCTGGATCAACTCGTATTTTGGATACCAGAAACTCAAGGATTTTGTGGAGTCGATCATCCCCCGTCTCAGCAACCGTATACGGCTATTCGACAGCCGGGAAAACATTTTCGACCATTTCGGCTTAAATCGGGAAATTGAAAAAGCCTTGAGCCGAAAAGTCTGGCTGAAAAGCGGAGGATACCTGGTTTTTGACCGGACTGAAGCGATGACCGTTATCGATGTCAATACCGGAAAATTTGTGGGGAAAAAAAACCTCCAAGAAACCATTTTAAAGACCAATTTGGAGGCGGCTCAGGAAATCGCCCGTCAGGTCAGACTCCGCGACTTGGGCGGCATTATTTTGATCGACTTTATCGATATGGGACGCAAAGAACATCAAAAAGAGGTGGTCAGAAAACTGGAATTGGCCTTGTCCTGTGACCGGACTCGTTGTACAGTAGTTGAAATGAGTGAGCTGGGTCTGGTGGAAATGACCCGTAAACGGGTCCGGAAGAACTTGGATTCGATCCTCCGAGAATCATGCCAATGTTGTGACGGTGACGGAAAAATGCCTTCGCTCGAGACTGTAGCCATTCATTTTTTGCGTAAACTTGAAGAGATCTGTCGTC
This is a stretch of genomic DNA from Atribacteraceae bacterium. It encodes these proteins:
- a CDS encoding Rne/Rng family ribonuclease; translated protein: MKKDLIIDMSEIETRAALLEDGRVVEFFFERATESRLAGNIFKGIVENVLPGIQSAFINTGFEKNAFLFIGDVLFDEKSKPKRIEELFKTSQEVIVQVAKEPMGTKGARITTKITLPGRYVVIMPGMDTVGVSHRISSADERDRLKRLVERVRSPDTGIIVRTVAEGKKMEDLREDIENLGRLWKRIQKKAEIISSPAILYEEASILYTLVRDVVDDDLANLWINSYFGYQKLKDFVESIIPRLSNRIRLFDSRENIFDHFGLNREIEKALSRKVWLKSGGYLVFDRTEAMTVIDVNTGKFVGKKNLQETILKTNLEAAQEIARQVRLRDLGGIILIDFIDMGRKEHQKEVVRKLELALSCDRTRCTVVEMSELGLVEMTRKRVRKNLDSILRESCQCCDGDGKMPSLETVAIHFLRKLEEICRHSTSTTIAFLVGEDLGMYLDQHGKKFIDNLMRVYTKEIVWNTDSAVSPRRYTITGVGEEAIRESLFSEAPPA